Proteins encoded by one window of Fischerella sp. PCC 9605:
- a CDS encoding Rab family GTPase, giving the protein MLQKKICMVGAFATGKTSLVGRFVYSIFSEKYQTTVGVKIDKKTINIQGKDLNLILWDLYGEDEFQKVRMSYLRGSSGYLLVVDGTRKNTLEKAFNLQIKVEDTIGKVPFILVLNKWDLTDEWEIADVEINEVLQRGWTVIKTSAKTGLGVEEIFQTLAQKILEA; this is encoded by the coding sequence ATGCTGCAAAAAAAGATTTGCATGGTAGGTGCGTTTGCGACTGGTAAAACTAGTTTAGTGGGGAGGTTTGTTTATAGTATTTTTTCCGAAAAATATCAAACGACAGTTGGTGTCAAAATTGATAAAAAAACAATAAATATTCAAGGTAAAGATTTAAACCTTATCCTTTGGGATTTATATGGCGAAGACGAATTCCAGAAAGTGCGGATGTCCTACTTGCGTGGTTCTTCTGGTTATTTATTAGTAGTGGATGGAACCAGAAAAAACACTCTTGAAAAAGCTTTTAATTTACAAATTAAGGTAGAAGACACTATTGGTAAAGTACCCTTTATTCTTGTACTGAATAAATGGGATTTAACAGATGAATGGGAAATTGCTGATGTTGAAATAAACGAAGTGCTACAGAGGGGCTGGACTGTAATTAAAACTAGCGCTAAAACTGGTTTGGGTGTAGAAGAGATTTTCCAAACTCTTGCTCAAAAAATTTTGGAGGCATAG
- a CDS encoding ABC transporter substrate-binding protein — protein MSDTDRNYWTRRDFIKGMGVTATGMALSSCAITGNTGAKGLTEEALAVEPVVRSQDLEKPNITVGYVPVNDCAPFAIAWKKGFFRKYGLNVKLNREASWATSRDGLIFGRLDASPVVSGAVTNARIGAEGARHAPLCAAMTIHRHGNAMTMNKAMWDFGLRPWYEYKQKYGDRALEAFGRDFRNYFAKQPPERKVWAVVLSSAIYEYFIRYLSAAAGVDPFKEFRVIIIPPPQMVTNVRIGAMQAYMVAEPWNTRAITGNEGIGFTFAQGKEVWLGHPDRLLGVMQSFIDNYPKTYRSLVKAMIEACQYCSKPENRQEVAEIITDRSFTGAKPKKPGAPITKFTGPAILGNYNYGGFDGKNRTVKAADTTVFFDIPDNISKQPNQHSTFMWRSGSIWLMTQAARWGQIKEFPKNAEKLAEQGWRTDLYREIAAEMGIESPKDDYKVEPPEVFIDNKGFDPSDPIGYLNSFEIRANAPTRFYMS, from the coding sequence ATGAGTGATACCGATCGCAATTATTGGACTCGACGAGACTTTATCAAGGGAATGGGAGTAACGGCAACAGGAATGGCGCTGTCTTCCTGTGCTATTACTGGGAATACTGGTGCTAAAGGATTAACTGAAGAAGCTTTGGCTGTTGAACCAGTAGTCAGATCCCAAGACTTGGAAAAACCGAATATCACTGTTGGTTATGTTCCCGTTAATGACTGTGCACCATTTGCGATCGCCTGGAAAAAAGGTTTTTTCCGCAAATACGGTTTGAACGTCAAACTTAACCGTGAAGCCAGCTGGGCAACTTCGCGCGACGGTCTTATTTTTGGTCGCCTTGATGCCTCACCTGTGGTATCTGGTGCAGTTACCAACGCCAGAATTGGCGCAGAAGGCGCGCGTCACGCCCCCTTGTGTGCGGCTATGACTATTCATCGCCACGGTAACGCCATGACAATGAACAAAGCCATGTGGGATTTTGGGCTGCGTCCCTGGTACGAGTACAAACAAAAGTATGGCGATCGCGCTTTGGAAGCCTTTGGTCGTGATTTTAGAAACTACTTTGCCAAGCAGCCACCAGAACGCAAAGTCTGGGCGGTGGTGCTGAGTTCTGCCATTTACGAATACTTTATCCGTTACTTATCTGCTGCTGCTGGTGTCGATCCTTTCAAGGAATTTCGCGTCATCATCATTCCTCCACCGCAGATGGTGACAAACGTCCGGATTGGGGCGATGCAAGCCTACATGGTGGCAGAACCTTGGAACACACGGGCAATTACTGGCAACGAAGGCATCGGTTTTACTTTTGCTCAAGGTAAAGAAGTCTGGCTAGGACACCCAGATCGACTACTGGGGGTGATGCAATCTTTCATCGACAACTACCCAAAAACCTATCGTTCCCTTGTGAAGGCGATGATTGAAGCTTGCCAATATTGCAGCAAACCTGAAAACCGTCAAGAAGTTGCCGAAATAATTACAGATCGCTCATTTACGGGTGCAAAACCCAAAAAGCCGGGTGCGCCAATCACCAAGTTTACAGGCCCGGCAATTCTCGGCAATTACAACTATGGTGGCTTTGATGGTAAAAACCGGACTGTAAAAGCTGCTGATACAACTGTTTTTTTCGACATTCCAGATAACATTTCCAAACAACCAAATCAACACTCTACATTCATGTGGAGATCTGGAAGCATTTGGTTGATGACACAAGCTGCGCGTTGGGGACAAATTAAGGAATTTCCTAAAAATGCGGAAAAATTAGCCGAACAAGGTTGGAGAACAGACCTTTATCGAGAAATTGCCGCAGAAATGGGTATTGAGTCCCCAAAGGATGATTACAAAGTCGAACCACCAGAAGTATTTATTGACAATAAAGGTTTTGACCCCAGCGATCCAATAGGGTATCTCAACAGTTTTGAAATTAGAGCCAACGCTCCCACTCGTTTTTACATGTCTTAA
- a CDS encoding SLC13 family permease: MENWQAILSIFTFICVIFLIMTEWVHLTIAALLGALLLVFTNVMTLEDAIGYIGNSHGTLGLFFGVMVLVRAFEPTKIFEYLATQIVLLAKGEGKRLLLGIVAITTPICAVLPNATTVMLLAPLIPPIAEEVGINFVPLLILMVFIANSAGLLTIVGDPATFIVGDAINLSFTDYLWRLSLGGAIAVLTVMVTLPFLFRKIWKTKLDDLEHLPHPQINHPGVLTVGAFIVAFVLLFFVIGESLPTPMSPAAVALLGAALAMLLSHQSKIDTVHNILRDVDWSTLIFFMSIFVLIGGLEKTGVISSVSGILSAILGTNIILGSLVLLFFVGLLSSVVPNIPLVVAMVPLLKQYLVNVGLAPAEVLTPDFQGQFPPEVLPLFYAMMFGATLGGNGTLVGASSNIVAAGISEQHGRRISFKTFLHYGIPVMLLQLLTASLYVLIRFLL; encoded by the coding sequence ATGGAAAACTGGCAAGCTATTCTGAGTATTTTCACATTTATCTGTGTCATTTTCTTAATCATGACAGAGTGGGTTCATCTAACAATTGCTGCTTTGTTAGGAGCCTTGTTATTGGTATTTACCAACGTCATGACTTTAGAAGATGCGATTGGCTACATAGGCAATAGTCATGGCACACTCGGTTTATTCTTTGGTGTCATGGTACTGGTGCGAGCATTTGAACCGACAAAGATATTTGAATATCTAGCTACTCAGATAGTTCTGTTAGCTAAAGGAGAAGGAAAACGTCTTTTACTAGGGATTGTGGCGATTACTACTCCCATTTGTGCAGTTTTACCCAATGCGACAACAGTAATGTTGTTAGCCCCTTTAATTCCACCAATAGCGGAAGAAGTAGGCATTAATTTTGTTCCATTATTAATTTTGATGGTATTCATTGCTAATAGTGCCGGATTATTAACAATAGTTGGCGACCCAGCAACGTTTATTGTTGGTGATGCCATCAATTTGAGCTTTACAGATTATCTATGGCGCTTAAGTTTAGGTGGAGCGATCGCAGTTCTTACCGTGATGGTAACTCTACCATTTTTATTCCGCAAAATTTGGAAGACAAAACTAGACGATTTAGAACATTTACCACATCCACAAATCAATCATCCAGGTGTTTTAACTGTGGGTGCATTTATAGTAGCTTTCGTGCTGCTGTTTTTTGTGATCGGAGAATCTCTACCAACTCCGATGTCACCAGCTGCTGTGGCTTTATTAGGAGCAGCTTTAGCAATGCTTCTATCACATCAGAGCAAAATTGACACTGTTCACAATATTTTGCGCGATGTAGATTGGAGTACACTAATATTTTTTATGAGTATATTCGTGTTAATTGGAGGTCTAGAAAAAACAGGTGTAATTAGCAGTGTCTCAGGCATATTGTCGGCAATTTTGGGAACAAATATTATTTTGGGTTCCCTGGTTCTACTATTTTTTGTAGGGTTATTGTCTAGCGTAGTTCCCAATATTCCCTTGGTAGTGGCGATGGTGCCTTTACTCAAACAGTATCTTGTCAACGTTGGCTTAGCACCAGCAGAAGTTCTCACACCAGACTTTCAAGGACAGTTTCCCCCAGAAGTCTTACCACTGTTTTACGCGATGATGTTTGGTGCTACTTTGGGAGGCAATGGCACCTTGGTAGGAGCATCATCTAACATCGTAGCGGCAGGAATTTCTGAGCAACACGGACGTCGCATTTCCTTCAAAACTTTTCTGCACTACGGCATACCAGTGATGCTGCTGCAACTATTGACTGCATCATTATATGTTTTGATCCGCTTTTTGCTTTAG
- a CDS encoding ABC transporter ATP-binding protein yields the protein MTKSTLSSMNPNERTFRNTPFLEIENLVKAYPSNNNGDKFVVLDDVNLTVGEDEYISVIGHSGCGKSTLLKIVAGLEKATSGSVRLDGKEIRKPGAERMMVFQHYSLLPWLTVKENIRLAVDEVLKNATRAEKISIVNEHLAMVNLTAAADKYPDELSGGMKQRVGIARALAIRPKMLLMDEPFGALDALTRGKLQRQVLDIWENHRQAVMMITHDVDEALYMSDRIVLMTNGPAAKIGEILEVPFSHPRDRAQMRNSKEYYELRNYALNFLDKYFTQDE from the coding sequence ATGACTAAATCTACCTTATCCTCCATGAATCCTAACGAGCGAACCTTCCGCAATACTCCTTTTTTGGAAATTGAGAATTTAGTCAAGGCTTATCCAAGCAACAATAACGGTGACAAATTTGTCGTTTTAGATGATGTGAATCTTACGGTGGGCGAAGATGAATATATTTCTGTAATTGGTCACTCTGGTTGTGGTAAATCTACGCTGTTGAAGATTGTAGCAGGCTTAGAAAAAGCAACTTCTGGCTCAGTACGACTTGATGGTAAAGAAATTCGCAAGCCAGGTGCAGAACGCATGATGGTATTTCAGCACTATTCGCTTTTACCTTGGTTAACAGTGAAGGAAAATATTCGCTTAGCTGTGGATGAAGTGTTAAAAAATGCCACTCGTGCAGAAAAAATTAGCATTGTTAACGAACACTTAGCAATGGTGAATTTAACAGCAGCAGCTGATAAATATCCTGATGAACTTTCGGGCGGTATGAAACAGCGGGTGGGTATTGCCAGAGCATTAGCAATTCGCCCAAAAATGTTATTGATGGATGAACCTTTTGGAGCGCTAGATGCATTAACTCGCGGTAAATTGCAGCGGCAAGTATTGGATATTTGGGAAAACCATCGACAAGCAGTTATGATGATTACCCATGATGTCGATGAAGCTCTTTATATGTCTGATCGCATTGTATTGATGACTAATGGCCCAGCTGCTAAAATTGGGGAGATATTAGAAGTGCCGTTTTCTCATCCACGCGATCGCGCCCAAATGCGAAACTCAAAAGAGTATTACGAACTCCGTAATTACGCTTTGAATTTTTTGGATAAATATTTTACTCAGGATGAGTAA
- the ntrB gene encoding nitrate ABC transporter permease, with product MAQLNLAAIVAVAGQVAWKKTKPVLVRDVVLLPILGFLGIILLWWVVALVNHELMPTPPEALAANLDYILNPFYQRGPGNLGIGWLLLASLRRVLLGFLIGAVVAIPVGFLIGMSKAAMLALNPIIQIFKPVSPLAWLPIALAIFNLADPSAIFVIFITSLWPTIINTALGVSSVSKDYLDVARVLEMPRWRQITKIIWPASLPYIFTGLRISLGIAWLVIVAVEMLTGGIGIGFFVWDEWSRLNLSSVFLAVLVIGLTGLLLDFAVGKVEELVTHRPRTSN from the coding sequence ATGGCACAACTAAATTTGGCTGCGATCGTTGCAGTAGCTGGGCAGGTAGCCTGGAAAAAGACAAAACCTGTACTTGTCAGGGATGTTGTCTTACTGCCTATCCTTGGTTTCTTGGGAATTATCCTGTTGTGGTGGGTTGTTGCTCTTGTTAACCATGAATTAATGCCCACCCCACCGGAAGCGCTAGCTGCTAATCTGGACTACATTTTAAACCCGTTCTATCAAAGGGGGCCAGGTAACTTAGGGATTGGTTGGTTGTTGCTAGCAAGTTTGCGACGAGTGTTGCTTGGCTTTCTCATCGGTGCTGTAGTGGCTATTCCCGTCGGATTTTTGATTGGAATGTCAAAAGCTGCAATGCTAGCCCTCAATCCCATCATTCAGATTTTTAAACCGGTATCGCCACTAGCTTGGCTACCCATTGCTTTAGCCATCTTCAATTTGGCAGATCCTTCAGCTATTTTTGTTATCTTCATCACCTCCTTGTGGCCGACAATTATTAACACCGCCCTAGGAGTTTCTAGCGTTTCCAAAGATTATTTAGATGTGGCACGAGTGTTGGAAATGCCCCGCTGGCGACAGATTACAAAAATTATTTGGCCTGCAAGTTTGCCCTATATTTTTACAGGTTTGCGAATTAGTTTAGGGATTGCTTGGTTAGTAATTGTCGCCGTGGAAATGCTCACAGGTGGTATTGGTATCGGCTTTTTTGTCTGGGATGAATGGAGTCGTTTAAACTTGAGTTCGGTATTTTTAGCCGTACTGGTGATTGGCTTAACTGGTTTACTGCTTGATTTTGCTGTGGGCAAAGTTGAAGAATTAGTAACTCATCGTCCTAGAACTTCTAACTAA
- a CDS encoding chlorophyll a/b-binding protein — MQSKETRPSTDLPPVAPAYNGIDRNAFIFGFNPQAELWNGRLAMIGFLAYLLWDLAGYSVLRDVLHFIGY, encoded by the coding sequence ATGCAATCTAAAGAAACTCGTCCTTCTACTGATTTACCACCAGTTGCTCCAGCTTACAACGGCATTGACCGCAACGCCTTTATTTTTGGCTTCAACCCTCAAGCTGAATTGTGGAACGGTCGTTTAGCAATGATTGGTTTTCTTGCTTATTTGCTTTGGGATTTAGCTGGTTACAGCGTTTTGCGTGACGTGCTGCACTTTATTGGCTACTAA
- a CDS encoding chlorophyll a/b-binding protein: protein METRPSTDLPPIATEYNGKDRNAFLFGWTPQAELWNGRLAMIGFLAYLLWDLAGYSVLRDVLHFIGY, encoded by the coding sequence ATGGAAACTCGTCCTTCTACCGATTTACCACCAATTGCTACAGAATACAACGGCAAAGATCGCAATGCTTTTCTATTTGGCTGGACTCCCCAAGCTGAACTTTGGAACGGGCGTTTAGCAATGATTGGTTTTCTTGCTTATTTGCTTTGGGATTTAGCTGGTTACAGCGTTTTACGCGACGTGCTGCACTTCATTGGTTACTAA
- a CDS encoding sensor histidine kinase, producing the protein MSDSITADLFAALNILVLERLNLGRFKLTGTPPDWLQQFCHRRVKSGMEILIPEQDFPFLENFLIDAEELWNKNDKKQLKSGIWHQLDLSGKEYHFEATAICVSSINLLLIELLNEEYEEKRNLIQKARENQLNYQYIVKENQKKDILIHCIIHDVAGQLSGINCCFSLLEFENLTPQGREYLEIGKKQTIQQEMLIREILHAFSAEVNSLESFTNNADIAPNALTSVQEVIQLLSPTFALNKIQLKLANNINMAADWRVVGDKSRLDRIIANLTENAFRHSPSDSTVTIGLQQDGDYILVTVDDEGVGVAPEQANNLFEKFSQGGKSGKAGLGLYFCRITVERWGGNIGYLNRPQGGSRFWFRLPKPEVGNRE; encoded by the coding sequence ATGAGCGACTCTATCACAGCAGATCTTTTTGCTGCCTTAAATATTTTAGTATTAGAGCGACTAAACCTTGGTCGCTTTAAACTGACTGGAACTCCACCAGATTGGTTACAGCAGTTTTGTCATCGCCGAGTCAAATCTGGAATGGAGATACTCATACCTGAACAAGATTTTCCTTTTTTAGAAAATTTTTTGATTGATGCCGAAGAACTATGGAATAAAAATGACAAAAAACAACTAAAATCAGGTATATGGCATCAATTAGATTTATCTGGCAAAGAATATCATTTTGAAGCTACAGCAATTTGTGTTTCTAGTATAAATTTATTGTTAATTGAACTATTAAATGAAGAATATGAAGAAAAAAGAAACCTCATTCAAAAAGCTAGAGAAAATCAATTAAATTATCAATACATTGTTAAAGAAAATCAAAAAAAAGACATTTTGATTCATTGTATTATACACGATGTTGCCGGTCAACTAAGTGGGATAAATTGCTGCTTTTCACTTTTAGAATTTGAAAACTTAACACCACAAGGTAGAGAATATTTAGAAATCGGCAAAAAACAAACTATCCAGCAAGAAATGCTGATTCGGGAAATATTACATGCATTCTCTGCTGAGGTGAACTCTCTAGAATCTTTCACAAACAATGCAGATATAGCGCCAAATGCTTTAACTTCTGTACAGGAAGTAATCCAACTTTTATCTCCTACTTTTGCCCTCAACAAAATACAACTAAAGCTTGCTAACAATATTAATATGGCAGCAGACTGGAGAGTTGTTGGTGATAAATCACGTCTAGATAGAATAATTGCAAATCTAACAGAAAATGCCTTTCGCCACAGTCCATCCGACTCAACAGTTACAATTGGTTTACAACAAGATGGGGATTATATTCTCGTTACTGTAGATGATGAAGGTGTTGGTGTAGCGCCAGAACAAGCTAATAATTTATTTGAAAAGTTTTCTCAAGGTGGTAAATCGGGTAAAGCTGGACTTGGACTGTATTTTTGCCGGATTACAGTCGAACGTTGGGGTGGTAATATAGGCTATTTAAATCGTCCCCAAGGGGGTTCTCGATTTTGGTTCCGCCTGCCAAAACCGGAAGTGGGGAATAGGGAATAG
- a CDS encoding OmpA family protein, which produces MSEYSRNELTQKPPEVSNGTKHQQDFSANNNHIEASDELNELRSLLLGVESTQLSKLYERLENPQIQAEDVSRLLPEAVILRTIQDKQLAEAMVPTVEQAIQSSVKQDLNVLSEAFFPIIGPATRKAIATALDEMIQSLNQTLEHSVSPQSFKWRLEARQTGKTFAEVVLLRTLIYRVEQIFLIHKKTGLLLQHILAPRVAAQDPDLVSAMLTAIQDFVKDSFNTERGEALQSLQFGELTIWIEEGPQAVLAGIIRGNAPQELRLVFQEAIEKIHLKLGRELNAFTGETEPFIASKPYLEACLQARYNIPPKKNYAYAWSLLGAIAIALGTWGFFAIRGQLRWSAYLDTLNSQPGIVVIKTERRHGKHFISGMRDPLATDPNLLMKKAKINPKTVISQWEPYLSFESQITAKRAKQLLQAPKTVSFKVDENHILYASGTAPHQWILEARKLWRFIPGVTRYVDKDVVELEQQQLQSYKKQIEQEMLLFSEGTTELLPGESNKLANLVPAIQRISTLSTSLGKDVRIEITGHTNTTGTEQSNMILSQARAQKILAYLKSQGIKTSNFTTVGVGSNQPVPRALTEQDKQVNRRVSFQVFLIDARN; this is translated from the coding sequence ATGAGTGAATATTCTCGGAATGAATTAACGCAAAAACCCCCCGAAGTTTCTAATGGCACAAAGCATCAGCAGGACTTCTCTGCTAATAACAATCATATAGAAGCCAGTGATGAACTAAATGAACTTCGCAGTTTGCTTTTGGGTGTTGAATCTACTCAACTTAGCAAGCTATATGAGCGATTAGAAAACCCTCAAATTCAAGCAGAAGATGTCAGTCGTCTGCTTCCAGAAGCTGTGATTTTGCGGACAATCCAAGACAAGCAGCTAGCTGAAGCGATGGTTCCGACAGTTGAGCAAGCGATTCAATCTTCTGTTAAACAAGATTTAAATGTTCTTTCCGAGGCGTTTTTTCCTATTATCGGGCCAGCGACTCGTAAAGCGATCGCCACAGCTTTGGATGAAATGATTCAATCTTTGAATCAAACGCTGGAACATAGTGTGTCACCACAGAGTTTTAAGTGGAGACTAGAAGCGCGACAGACAGGTAAAACATTTGCCGAAGTTGTACTGCTGCGTACGCTGATTTACCGAGTGGAACAGATATTCTTGATCCACAAAAAAACCGGATTGTTGCTGCAACACATACTAGCACCACGAGTAGCTGCTCAAGATCCCGATTTGGTTTCAGCGATGTTGACGGCTATCCAAGATTTTGTCAAAGACTCTTTCAACACCGAAAGAGGTGAGGCGCTGCAAAGTTTGCAGTTTGGAGAACTGACTATTTGGATTGAAGAAGGGCCGCAAGCGGTATTAGCAGGTATTATTCGAGGGAATGCTCCCCAAGAATTAAGATTAGTTTTTCAAGAAGCTATAGAAAAAATCCATCTGAAACTGGGTAGAGAACTTAATGCTTTTACAGGTGAAACAGAGCCATTTATAGCTAGCAAACCCTATCTAGAAGCCTGTTTGCAAGCAAGGTACAATATTCCACCCAAGAAAAATTATGCTTATGCATGGAGTTTGTTGGGTGCGATCGCGATCGCTTTAGGTACATGGGGATTTTTTGCTATTAGAGGACAACTACGCTGGAGTGCATATCTAGACACGCTTAACTCTCAACCAGGAATAGTTGTTATTAAAACCGAACGGCGACACGGAAAACATTTCATTTCCGGAATGCGCGATCCGCTAGCTACAGATCCCAATCTGTTGATGAAAAAAGCAAAAATTAATCCCAAAACAGTTATCAGTCAGTGGGAGCCTTATTTATCATTTGAATCGCAAATAACTGCCAAAAGAGCAAAACAATTGCTGCAAGCTCCCAAAACAGTATCTTTTAAAGTTGATGAAAACCATATTCTTTACGCCAGTGGAACCGCACCGCATCAGTGGATTTTAGAAGCAAGAAAATTATGGCGTTTTATACCTGGTGTGACTCGATATGTTGATAAAGATGTAGTTGAATTAGAACAACAGCAATTGCAGTCCTACAAAAAACAAATTGAGCAAGAAATGCTCTTGTTTTCAGAAGGAACTACAGAATTATTACCAGGTGAAAGCAATAAGTTAGCAAATCTAGTTCCAGCGATCCAGAGAATTTCAACCCTTAGCACATCTTTGGGTAAAGATGTACGGATTGAAATCACAGGACATACAAATACAACTGGAACAGAACAAAGCAATATGATACTCAGCCAAGCCCGCGCCCAGAAAATTTTAGCTTATTTAAAATCCCAAGGCATCAAGACAAGCAATTTTACCACTGTAGGAGTGGGTTCAAATCAACCTGTACCAAGAGCATTAACAGAACAGGATAAACAAGTTAACCGCAGGGTATCTTTTCAGGTATTCTTGATTGATGCCCGTAACTGA
- a CDS encoding aldo/keto reductase: MQTSQKISFPNMGCGTWAWGNRLLWGYDESMDEQLQAVFDLCVSNGVTLFDTGDSYGTGRLNGRSELLLGRFTREYQGSGKENICIATKLAAYPWRLTRQSMMRACSSSAKRLGKNVDLVQMHWSTANYAPWQEGALLDGLADLYEQGLVKGVGLSNYGPKRLKWVYKKFSDRGVPIATLQVQYSLLSTYPVTELGLKDICDELGIKLIAYSPLALGLLTGKYSEKGPFPKGIRGLLFRQLLPGISPLLACLREVAQSRNKTMSQVAINWCICKGTIPIPGAKTLEQARENIGALGWQLDSSEIAELDRAAASVDKKMVQNIFQTK, encoded by the coding sequence ATGCAAACTAGCCAGAAAATATCCTTTCCTAACATGGGCTGCGGAACTTGGGCATGGGGCAACCGATTGCTCTGGGGATACGATGAAAGCATGGATGAGCAGTTGCAAGCCGTGTTTGACCTTTGTGTAAGCAACGGTGTGACTTTATTTGATACGGGTGATTCCTATGGAACAGGGAGATTAAACGGAAGAAGCGAACTACTGTTAGGACGATTTACCAGGGAATATCAAGGATCGGGTAAAGAAAATATTTGTATTGCTACTAAACTTGCTGCTTATCCTTGGAGATTAACACGCCAATCAATGATGCGGGCTTGTAGTTCGTCTGCTAAGCGCTTAGGAAAAAATGTAGATTTAGTACAAATGCACTGGTCTACAGCCAATTATGCTCCTTGGCAAGAAGGGGCGCTTTTAGATGGTCTAGCGGATCTTTACGAGCAAGGATTAGTTAAGGGAGTGGGCTTATCCAATTACGGGCCCAAGCGGCTGAAATGGGTGTATAAAAAGTTTAGCGATCGCGGTGTTCCCATTGCTACCCTACAAGTTCAATACTCTCTATTGTCTACCTATCCTGTCACCGAATTAGGTCTCAAAGATATTTGTGACGAACTGGGGATCAAACTGATTGCTTACAGTCCTTTGGCGTTAGGACTGTTGACAGGAAAATACTCCGAAAAAGGCCCTTTTCCAAAAGGTATTCGAGGTCTATTATTTAGGCAGCTATTACCAGGGATCAGCCCGCTTTTGGCTTGTTTGCGAGAGGTAGCCCAATCCAGAAACAAAACCATGTCACAGGTAGCAATCAACTGGTGCATATGTAAAGGAACTATTCCCATCCCTGGAGCAAAAACTCTAGAACAGGCGAGGGAGAATATAGGTGCTTTAGGTTGGCAATTGGATTCTAGTGAGATTGCAGAATTAGATCGAGCGGCTGCGAGTGTAGATAAAAAAATGGTACAAAATATTTTTCAAACTAAGTAA